A stretch of Acropora muricata isolate sample 2 chromosome 7, ASM3666990v1, whole genome shotgun sequence DNA encodes these proteins:
- the LOC136923753 gene encoding potassium voltage-gated channel subfamily A member 2-like isoform X1: MHAISAAAASGITDCYDISNRYSVKAGSLERKAHPSPAADTGIRIRINVRGLIFETYEQTLAQYPETLLGSPSKRVEYYNPLSKEYFFDRDKSVFDSILFFYQSCGILSCPDHVPRENFLEEIKFFQLHEADKRYKQEIEPVETSKVTQVDMPQHPLRRKIWQLFEYPDSSFYADLLAKFSLIVIIMSTITFCIETLPSFGRKEICLNVTAKASNDSEPYNGSLRNSLQSPVALETHCYVKERGSYWQSIETAYVVWFTFEYLMRAICAPRRIKFLTSALGIVDVLAILPFYITLLIQGDGLLFTSFPVLRVIRLVRVLRVLKLSRYSKGLKVLARTLIISGKDLPSLLAVLVINIVLFSSVVYYVENDIKNNDFESIPDAFWWAIVTMTAVGYGDKVPKGALGKLMGAICAISGIVVLFCLPTPVLLSHFEEIYKRKSDPGKKSREIVKQEEECSQSDGVSVDKKQTEVHMFGERERIEIYI; this comes from the coding sequence ATGCACGCAATATCAGCTGCTGCTGCGTCGGGAATAACTGATTGCTACGACATTTCAAACCGCTACAGTGTCAAAGCGGGCAGCTTGGAACGCAAGGCGCATCCTTCCCCTGCCGCTGACACAGGAATCAGAATTCGCATCAATGTCAGAGGACTGATCTTTGAGACCTACGAACAAACTTTAGCCCAGTACCCCGAGACCTTACTCGGCTCACCTAGCAAACGAGTGGAGTATTACAACCCTTTAAGCAAAGAATACTTTTTTGATCGCGACAAGTCAGTGTTTGATTCTATCCTGTTTTTTTACCAATCGTGCGGAATATTATCTTGTCCAGACCACGTCCCACGGGAAAACTTCCTTGAAGAAATAAAGTTTTTTCAGTTGCATGAAGCGGATAAAAGATACAAACAGGAAATCGAACCTGTGGAAACTAGCAAAGTAACACAAGTTGATATGCCACAGCATCCATTAAGAAGAAAGATCTGGCAACTTTTTGAATATCCCGATTCATCGTTTTACGCCGATTTACTGgccaaattttctttgattgtGATAATTATGTCCACAATTACGTTTTGCATCGAGACATTACCTTCCTTTGGACGAAAAGAAATTTGCTTGAATGTCACTGCAAAAGCTTCAAATGATTCTGAACCATATAACGGGTCACTCAGGAACAGCTTACAGTCGCCAGTTGCCTTGGAAACACATTGCTATGTCAAAGAACGCGGAAGTTACTGGCAAAGTATAGAAACTGCTTACGTTGTCTGGTTCACCTTTGAATACTTAATGAGGGCAATTTGCGCTCCGCGAAGAATCAAATTTCTAACTTCAGCTCTTGGAATTGTAGATGTTTTAGCTATTTTGCCATTTTATATCACACTCTTAATTCAGGGTGATGGCTTATTGTTTACATCTTTTCCTGTTCTAAGGGTAATTCGGCTGGTGCGTGTGTTACGAGTGTTGAAACTGTCTCGCTACAGCAAAGGCTTAAAAGTACTTGCTAGAACGCTTATAATAAGTGGGAAAGATTTGCCTTCTTTACTGGCTGTTTTAGTTATAAACATTGTCCTATTTTCCAGCGTCGTTTACTACGTagaaaatgatatcaagaaCAATGATTTTGAAAGTATCCCAGATGCCTTTTGGTGGGCAATCGTAACCATGACCGCTGTGGGTTATGGGGACAAAGTGCCGAAAGGTGCGTTGGGTAAGTTGATGGGAGCTATTTGCGCAATCTCAGGCATTGTGGTGCTGTTTTGCCTTCCCACACCGGTTCTTCTGTCACACTTTGAAGAAATATACAAGAGGAAGAGTGATCCTGGAAAAAAATCGAGAGAAATTGTAAAACAAGAGGAGGAGTGTTCACAAAGCGATGGCGTGTCagttgacaaaaaacaaactgAGGTACACATGTTTGGAGAAAGAGAACGCATTGAAATTTACATCTGA
- the LOC136923753 gene encoding potassium voltage-gated channel subfamily A member 2-like isoform X3, which translates to MHAISAAAASGITDCYDISNRYSVKAGSLERKAHPSPAADTGIRIRINVRGLIFETYEQTLAQYPETLLGSPSKRVEYYNPLSKEYFFDRDKSVFDSILFFYQSCGILSCPDHVPRENFLEEIKFFQLHEADKRYKQEIEPVETSKVTQVDMPQHPLRRKIWQLFEYPDSSFYADLLAKFSLIVIIMSTITFCIETLPSFGRKEICLNVTAKASNDSEPYNGSLRNSLQSPVALETHCYVKERGSYWQSIETAYVVWFTFEYLMRAICAPRRIKFLTSALGIVDVLAILPFYITLLIQGDGLLFTSFPVLRVIRLVRVLRVLKLSRYSKGLKVLARTLIISGKDLPSLLAVLVINIVLFSSVVYYVENDIKNNDFESIPDAFWWAIVTMTAVGYGDKVPKGALGKLMGAICAISGIVVLFCLPTPVLLSHFEEIYKRKSDPGKKSREIVKQEEECSQSDGVSVDKKQTELL; encoded by the exons ATGCACGCAATATCAGCTGCTGCTGCGTCGGGAATAACTGATTGCTACGACATTTCAAACCGCTACAGTGTCAAAGCGGGCAGCTTGGAACGCAAGGCGCATCCTTCCCCTGCCGCTGACACAGGAATCAGAATTCGCATCAATGTCAGAGGACTGATCTTTGAGACCTACGAACAAACTTTAGCCCAGTACCCCGAGACCTTACTCGGCTCACCTAGCAAACGAGTGGAGTATTACAACCCTTTAAGCAAAGAATACTTTTTTGATCGCGACAAGTCAGTGTTTGATTCTATCCTGTTTTTTTACCAATCGTGCGGAATATTATCTTGTCCAGACCACGTCCCACGGGAAAACTTCCTTGAAGAAATAAAGTTTTTTCAGTTGCATGAAGCGGATAAAAGATACAAACAGGAAATCGAACCTGTGGAAACTAGCAAAGTAACACAAGTTGATATGCCACAGCATCCATTAAGAAGAAAGATCTGGCAACTTTTTGAATATCCCGATTCATCGTTTTACGCCGATTTACTGgccaaattttctttgattgtGATAATTATGTCCACAATTACGTTTTGCATCGAGACATTACCTTCCTTTGGACGAAAAGAAATTTGCTTGAATGTCACTGCAAAAGCTTCAAATGATTCTGAACCATATAACGGGTCACTCAGGAACAGCTTACAGTCGCCAGTTGCCTTGGAAACACATTGCTATGTCAAAGAACGCGGAAGTTACTGGCAAAGTATAGAAACTGCTTACGTTGTCTGGTTCACCTTTGAATACTTAATGAGGGCAATTTGCGCTCCGCGAAGAATCAAATTTCTAACTTCAGCTCTTGGAATTGTAGATGTTTTAGCTATTTTGCCATTTTATATCACACTCTTAATTCAGGGTGATGGCTTATTGTTTACATCTTTTCCTGTTCTAAGGGTAATTCGGCTGGTGCGTGTGTTACGAGTGTTGAAACTGTCTCGCTACAGCAAAGGCTTAAAAGTACTTGCTAGAACGCTTATAATAAGTGGGAAAGATTTGCCTTCTTTACTGGCTGTTTTAGTTATAAACATTGTCCTATTTTCCAGCGTCGTTTACTACGTagaaaatgatatcaagaaCAATGATTTTGAAAGTATCCCAGATGCCTTTTGGTGGGCAATCGTAACCATGACCGCTGTGGGTTATGGGGACAAAGTGCCGAAAGGTGCGTTGGGTAAGTTGATGGGAGCTATTTGCGCAATCTCAGGCATTGTGGTGCTGTTTTGCCTTCCCACACCGGTTCTTCTGTCACACTTTGAAGAAATATACAAGAGGAAGAGTGATCCTGGAAAAAAATCGAGAGAAATTGTAAAACAAGAGGAGGAGTGTTCACAAAGCGATGGCGTGTCagttgacaaaaaacaaactgAG CTCCTTTGA
- the LOC136923753 gene encoding potassium voltage-gated channel subfamily A member 2-like isoform X2: MHAISAAAASGITDCYDISNRYSVKAGSLERKAHPSPAADTGIRIRINVRGLIFETYEQTLAQYPETLLGSPSKRVEYYNPLSKEYFFDRDKSVFDSILFFYQSCGILSCPDHVPRENFLEEIKFFQLHEADKRYKQEIEPVETSKVTQVDMPQHPLRRKIWQLFEYPDSSFYADLLAKFSLIVIIMSTITFCIETLPSFGRKEICLNVTAKASNDSEPYNGSLRNSLQSPVALETHCYVKERGSYWQSIETAYVVWFTFEYLMRAICAPRRIKFLTSALGIVDVLAILPFYITLLIQGDGLLFTSFPVLRVIRLVRVLRVLKLSRYSKGLKVLARTLIISGKDLPSLLAVLVINIVLFSSVVYYVENDIKNNDFESIPDAFWWAIVTMTAVGYGDKVPKGALGKLMGAICAISGIVVLFCLPTPVLLSHFEEIYKRKSDPGKKSREIVKQEEECSQSDGVSVDKKQTERLSCCQEQG, from the exons ATGCACGCAATATCAGCTGCTGCTGCGTCGGGAATAACTGATTGCTACGACATTTCAAACCGCTACAGTGTCAAAGCGGGCAGCTTGGAACGCAAGGCGCATCCTTCCCCTGCCGCTGACACAGGAATCAGAATTCGCATCAATGTCAGAGGACTGATCTTTGAGACCTACGAACAAACTTTAGCCCAGTACCCCGAGACCTTACTCGGCTCACCTAGCAAACGAGTGGAGTATTACAACCCTTTAAGCAAAGAATACTTTTTTGATCGCGACAAGTCAGTGTTTGATTCTATCCTGTTTTTTTACCAATCGTGCGGAATATTATCTTGTCCAGACCACGTCCCACGGGAAAACTTCCTTGAAGAAATAAAGTTTTTTCAGTTGCATGAAGCGGATAAAAGATACAAACAGGAAATCGAACCTGTGGAAACTAGCAAAGTAACACAAGTTGATATGCCACAGCATCCATTAAGAAGAAAGATCTGGCAACTTTTTGAATATCCCGATTCATCGTTTTACGCCGATTTACTGgccaaattttctttgattgtGATAATTATGTCCACAATTACGTTTTGCATCGAGACATTACCTTCCTTTGGACGAAAAGAAATTTGCTTGAATGTCACTGCAAAAGCTTCAAATGATTCTGAACCATATAACGGGTCACTCAGGAACAGCTTACAGTCGCCAGTTGCCTTGGAAACACATTGCTATGTCAAAGAACGCGGAAGTTACTGGCAAAGTATAGAAACTGCTTACGTTGTCTGGTTCACCTTTGAATACTTAATGAGGGCAATTTGCGCTCCGCGAAGAATCAAATTTCTAACTTCAGCTCTTGGAATTGTAGATGTTTTAGCTATTTTGCCATTTTATATCACACTCTTAATTCAGGGTGATGGCTTATTGTTTACATCTTTTCCTGTTCTAAGGGTAATTCGGCTGGTGCGTGTGTTACGAGTGTTGAAACTGTCTCGCTACAGCAAAGGCTTAAAAGTACTTGCTAGAACGCTTATAATAAGTGGGAAAGATTTGCCTTCTTTACTGGCTGTTTTAGTTATAAACATTGTCCTATTTTCCAGCGTCGTTTACTACGTagaaaatgatatcaagaaCAATGATTTTGAAAGTATCCCAGATGCCTTTTGGTGGGCAATCGTAACCATGACCGCTGTGGGTTATGGGGACAAAGTGCCGAAAGGTGCGTTGGGTAAGTTGATGGGAGCTATTTGCGCAATCTCAGGCATTGTGGTGCTGTTTTGCCTTCCCACACCGGTTCTTCTGTCACACTTTGAAGAAATATACAAGAGGAAGAGTGATCCTGGAAAAAAATCGAGAGAAATTGTAAAACAAGAGGAGGAGTGTTCACAAAGCGATGGCGTGTCagttgacaaaaaacaaactgAG AGGTTAAGCTGTTGTCAAGAACAAGGGtga